The proteins below are encoded in one region of Polynucleobacter sp. AP-Nino-20-G2:
- the rplU gene encoding 50S ribosomal protein L21 — translation MYAVIKTGGKQYKVAAGEKLKIEQIPAEIGSEITLDQVLAVGEGASLKLGDPLVNGAAVMATVVSQGRHDKVTIFKMRRRKHYQKHQGHRQNYTEILINTIKA, via the coding sequence ATGTACGCGGTCATAAAAACCGGTGGCAAACAGTATAAAGTTGCTGCAGGCGAAAAATTGAAAATAGAACAGATACCAGCGGAAATCGGCAGCGAAATCACTCTTGACCAAGTCCTCGCCGTAGGCGAAGGCGCTTCACTCAAATTGGGTGATCCATTGGTTAATGGTGCAGCTGTGATGGCCACTGTCGTCTCCCAGGGACGTCACGATAAAGTGACAATCTTTAAGATGCGCCGTCGCAAGCATTATCAAAAGCACCAAGGCCATCGTCAGAATTACACAGAAATTCTGATTAACACGATTAAAGCCTAA
- a CDS encoding fumarylacetoacetate hydrolase family protein, with the protein MAQWLRFQHQGKTGFGQVHGEQITIYSGDLFNNPQPTGESLKLTDVTIDTPCTPSKMVAMVDNFHALVTKLEHSVPAEPLYFLKGNNSFLAANQTIRTPKSYSGKVVYEGELGIVIGKACHEASETEAAQAIFGYTCINDVTAIEILNRDPGYAQWTRSKSFNTFGVFGPYIATDVDPSKLTVKTILNEQERQSYPIADMIFPPAKLVSLISQDVPLQAGDIIACGTSVGVGSMKPGSNVSVIIDGVGRLDNRFE; encoded by the coding sequence ATGGCTCAATGGCTCAGATTTCAACATCAAGGCAAAACGGGATTTGGACAGGTGCACGGGGAGCAAATTACCATTTACTCTGGCGACCTTTTCAACAATCCCCAGCCTACCGGAGAATCGCTAAAACTTACCGATGTAACCATTGACACTCCATGCACGCCATCAAAGATGGTGGCGATGGTGGATAACTTTCACGCACTTGTTACTAAACTAGAGCATTCAGTGCCGGCAGAACCCTTGTATTTCCTTAAAGGAAATAATTCATTTCTGGCCGCAAATCAAACCATCCGGACACCAAAGTCTTATTCTGGAAAAGTAGTTTACGAAGGTGAGCTTGGTATTGTGATTGGCAAAGCCTGTCATGAGGCAAGTGAAACGGAAGCAGCGCAAGCGATTTTTGGCTATACCTGCATCAACGATGTAACGGCGATTGAAATCCTCAATCGTGACCCAGGCTACGCTCAGTGGACTCGTTCTAAGAGCTTTAATACCTTCGGCGTTTTTGGCCCCTATATTGCCACCGATGTTGACCCAAGCAAGCTCACCGTTAAAACTATTTTGAATGAGCAAGAACGTCAGAGCTACCCTATTGCTGACATGATTTTTCCGCCAGCAAAATTGGTGAGCCTGATTTCTCAAGATGTTCCACTACAAGCGGGCGACATTATTGCCTGCGGAACATCAGTTGGCGTTGGCTCTATGAAACCAGGCAGCAATGTCAGCGTCATTATTGATGGCGTTGGTCGTTTAGACAATCGCTTCGAATAA
- a CDS encoding methylated-DNA--[protein]-cysteine S-methyltransferase: MPSSRSSLVIHSAEYCVIAAPFGCLGVQTELVDDSLMISKIDYLPPTTALIAPANQLAKAFSKQCAQYFKNPSASFDLPLKPAGTVHQQKVWNAAQNIEIGSTKTYGEIAKEIKSGPRAVGTACGANPYPLITPCHRVVSAQGIGGFMKEDTPGLHRQIKIWLLKHEGAL, from the coding sequence ATGCCCTCTTCTCGATCCAGCTTAGTCATCCATTCCGCCGAGTATTGCGTCATTGCAGCGCCTTTTGGGTGTCTGGGAGTACAAACTGAGCTGGTAGATGACAGCTTGATGATTTCAAAAATTGATTACTTGCCGCCCACCACCGCTCTGATTGCCCCAGCAAATCAGTTGGCTAAAGCTTTTTCAAAGCAATGTGCTCAATATTTCAAAAATCCTTCAGCTAGTTTTGATTTGCCACTTAAGCCGGCCGGCACTGTGCACCAGCAAAAAGTCTGGAATGCCGCCCAAAATATTGAGATTGGCAGTACAAAGACTTACGGGGAGATTGCCAAAGAAATTAAGAGCGGTCCGCGTGCTGTTGGAACCGCTTGCGGCGCCAATCCTTATCCCCTCATTACACCTTGTCACCGGGTAGTTTCTGCGCAAGGAATAGGTGGATTTATGAAGGAAGACACGCCAGGGCTTCATCGTCAAATCAAAATTTGGCTCTTAAAGCACGAGGGTGCTCTTTAG
- a CDS encoding glycine/sarcosine/betaine reductase selenoprotein B family protein, which produces MTNKSAELLFAPELDQPIRYIERTRHYYLGLGYDTPYVWAHYIDVPFVPLKKPLNQSILGLVTTAVPFDSSKGLQGPGAPYNASAKFYEPYSKPVSEDADLRIAHVGIDRRNANMEDMNCWFPLDAAKRAVGLGRIQTLSKHFYGLPTNRSQRHTLEIDAPIILENMRADGVDAAVLIPNCPICHQSQSLLARYLESAGIPTVVMGAAKDIVEYCGVPRFLFSDFPLGNAAAMPNHRESQDMNFELALRVLESAPAPRTTVQSPLVWSDDPAWKLDYSNLEKLSDQEIARLRDEAEKARITARDLRMKSVGA; this is translated from the coding sequence ATGACTAATAAGAGCGCTGAATTGCTGTTTGCACCAGAGTTGGATCAACCTATTCGTTACATCGAACGGACACGTCATTACTATTTGGGCTTAGGATATGACACGCCCTATGTATGGGCTCACTATATTGATGTCCCTTTTGTACCCCTAAAGAAGCCACTCAATCAATCCATTTTGGGTCTGGTGACGACGGCTGTACCATTTGATTCCAGCAAAGGGCTACAGGGACCTGGAGCGCCCTATAACGCTAGCGCGAAATTTTATGAGCCCTATAGCAAGCCTGTTAGCGAGGATGCGGATTTGCGCATCGCGCATGTTGGTATTGATCGACGCAATGCGAATATGGAGGATATGAATTGTTGGTTTCCATTGGACGCAGCTAAACGCGCTGTTGGGCTTGGGCGCATTCAGACATTATCAAAACACTTCTATGGATTGCCAACGAATCGCAGTCAGCGACATACTCTTGAAATAGATGCCCCGATTATTTTGGAAAACATGCGTGCAGATGGGGTGGATGCTGCCGTATTAATTCCGAACTGCCCGATTTGCCATCAAAGCCAAAGTTTGTTGGCTCGATATTTAGAGAGCGCTGGCATTCCAACGGTGGTCATGGGTGCTGCGAAAGATATTGTCGAGTACTGCGGTGTGCCACGGTTTTTATTTAGCGATTTTCCTCTTGGGAATGCGGCGGCCATGCCGAATCATCGTGAGTCACAAGATATGAATTTTGAGCTTGCTTTGCGTGTATTAGAGAGTGCTCCTGCTCCTCGAACAACTGTGCAGTCACCCTTGGTTTGGTCGGATGATCCCGCTTGGAAGTTGGATTATTCGAATCTAGAGAAGCTCTCGGATCAAGAGATTGCTCGCTTACGAGATGAGGCTGAGAAGGCGCGCATTACGGCGCGTGACCTCAGAATGAAAAGCGTAGGTGCTTAA
- a CDS encoding 2-dehydropantoate 2-reductase, translated as MKICVIGGGGAIGGYLAVMLARAGNEVTVVARGATLAAIKERGLALIMDDQPEPLVAQVKAVEKITDAETPDVVILAVKAHQVEPIIDDLAAIMGPETILIPMQNGIPWWYFQKLGGDYQDHSVETVDAGGVAKKAINPNNIIGCVVYPATFTQAPGVIRHVEGNRFPLGELDGKVTERIQKMSEMMGAAGFKSPILEDIRSEIWLKLWGNMTFNPISSLTHGTLEGICQHPLTKELARNMMAEAQTIAEKLGVTFRVDIERRIAGAEKVGKHKTSMLQDLEAGRSLEIDALLGSVIELGKITQTPTPCLNTVFALTKYLDENVQASKGSLALPSVSGY; from the coding sequence ATGAAAATCTGTGTGATCGGTGGAGGGGGCGCTATTGGCGGTTACCTTGCTGTCATGTTGGCTCGAGCGGGCAATGAGGTAACGGTTGTTGCTCGTGGCGCTACTCTAGCGGCAATCAAAGAGCGTGGTCTTGCGCTAATTATGGATGACCAGCCCGAGCCCCTGGTGGCTCAGGTGAAGGCGGTAGAAAAAATTACCGATGCAGAAACGCCCGATGTCGTGATTTTGGCTGTCAAGGCGCATCAGGTTGAACCTATCATTGACGACCTTGCAGCAATCATGGGTCCTGAGACTATTTTGATCCCAATGCAGAACGGAATTCCATGGTGGTATTTCCAAAAGCTGGGCGGTGATTACCAAGATCACTCGGTGGAAACTGTGGATGCTGGCGGCGTTGCTAAGAAAGCAATTAATCCAAATAATATTATTGGTTGCGTGGTGTATCCCGCCACCTTTACTCAAGCACCGGGTGTCATCCGTCACGTTGAAGGCAATCGCTTTCCTTTAGGTGAGTTGGATGGCAAAGTGACCGAGCGCATTCAGAAAATGTCTGAAATGATGGGTGCTGCTGGTTTCAAATCTCCGATCCTGGAAGATATTCGTTCTGAAATTTGGTTGAAGTTGTGGGGCAACATGACCTTCAATCCAATCAGCTCATTGACTCATGGAACCTTAGAAGGTATTTGCCAACATCCTTTGACGAAAGAGTTGGCTCGTAACATGATGGCTGAAGCTCAAACGATTGCCGAGAAGTTGGGCGTCACTTTCCGTGTGGATATTGAGCGTCGCATTGCTGGTGCCGAGAAGGTTGGGAAACACAAAACTTCTATGCTGCAAGACCTAGAAGCTGGTCGCAGTTTAGAAATTGATGCCTTGCTTGGTTCGGTTATTGAGCTTGGCAAGATTACTCAGACTCCAACACCCTGCTTGAACACGGTTTTTGCGTTGACGAAGTATCTTGATGAGAATGTTCAGGCCTCTAAAGGCAGTTTGGCATTGCCATCAGTTTCAGGTTACTAA
- a CDS encoding sodium:solute symporter family protein: MLIWFVIIYWVVSVGIGLWAALRVKNTADFAAAGHSLPLPIVTATVFATWFGSETVLGIPATFLKEGLGGIVSDPFGSSMCLILVGLFFARHLYNRRMLTIGDFFREKYGRTVEVLVTLCIVVSYLGWVAAQIKALGLVFNVVSEGSISQTGGMLIGAGSVLIYTLFGGMWSVAITDFIQMIIIVVGMLYIGGEMTVQTGGIGVVLEHAAAAGQFSNFWPDMNLASILGFVAALCTMMLGSIPQQDVFQRITSSKNVNIAVQAALLGGVLYFIFAFVPLYLAYSATIISPDLVQQYLNTDPQMILPKLILNHAPLIAQVMFFGALLSAIKSCASATLLAPSVTFAENIVRGFFKHLSDRDLLKVMRITVLCFAVVVTFFAVNSHLSIFKMVENAYKVTLVAAFVPLAFGVYWSKANSLGGLLAVVGGLTVWISCETLAPNAILPPQLAGLLASVIGMLLGGLVPRAKLSAI, translated from the coding sequence ATGTTGATTTGGTTTGTCATCATCTATTGGGTAGTGTCTGTGGGCATCGGCCTTTGGGCTGCGCTACGCGTTAAAAATACCGCAGACTTTGCCGCCGCTGGCCATAGCCTCCCTTTGCCGATTGTGACTGCCACCGTCTTTGCCACTTGGTTTGGCTCTGAAACTGTCCTAGGTATACCAGCTACTTTTTTAAAAGAGGGTTTGGGCGGCATTGTTTCAGACCCCTTTGGCTCTTCGATGTGTCTGATATTGGTGGGCCTCTTTTTTGCTCGACATCTCTACAACCGGCGCATGCTCACTATTGGTGATTTCTTTAGGGAGAAGTATGGGCGAACAGTTGAAGTTTTGGTGACCCTCTGTATTGTGGTTTCTTATCTAGGCTGGGTTGCTGCACAAATTAAAGCCTTAGGATTGGTTTTCAATGTCGTTTCCGAGGGCAGTATTTCTCAGACTGGCGGCATGTTGATTGGCGCGGGTAGTGTGTTGATCTACACCTTGTTTGGGGGCATGTGGTCAGTAGCCATTACCGATTTCATTCAAATGATCATCATCGTAGTCGGGATGCTCTATATCGGTGGTGAAATGACTGTTCAAACAGGTGGCATTGGCGTAGTACTTGAACATGCCGCTGCCGCAGGCCAATTTTCTAATTTCTGGCCCGATATGAACCTGGCATCCATCTTGGGATTTGTCGCTGCTTTATGCACCATGATGCTGGGCTCTATTCCGCAGCAGGATGTCTTTCAGCGTATCACCTCCTCAAAGAACGTCAATATTGCCGTCCAAGCGGCTCTGTTGGGCGGTGTTTTGTATTTCATTTTTGCTTTTGTTCCCTTGTATCTAGCGTATTCAGCCACCATCATCAGTCCTGATTTGGTGCAGCAGTACTTAAATACAGACCCCCAGATGATTTTGCCAAAGTTGATTTTGAATCACGCACCATTGATTGCGCAGGTGATGTTTTTTGGGGCGCTTCTGTCGGCGATTAAGAGTTGTGCCAGTGCGACTTTGCTGGCCCCATCGGTCACGTTTGCCGAAAATATCGTCAGAGGATTTTTTAAGCATTTATCTGATCGAGATTTGTTGAAGGTAATGCGTATTACCGTCCTATGTTTTGCAGTGGTCGTTACTTTTTTTGCGGTGAATTCCCATTTATCTATTTTTAAGATGGTGGAGAACGCCTATAAAGTGACATTGGTTGCAGCTTTCGTGCCACTTGCCTTTGGTGTGTATTGGTCGAAAGCGAACTCCTTAGGCGGCTTATTGGCTGTTGTTGGGGGGCTCACTGTCTGGATCAGTTGCGAAACCCTTGCTCCAAATGCGATTCTTCCCCCTCAATTAGCCGGGCTTTTGGCTAGTGTCATTGGCATGCTCTTAGGTGGCTTAGTCCCCAGAGCTAAATTAAGCGCCATTTAA
- the rpmA gene encoding 50S ribosomal protein L27 translates to MAQKKGGGSTRNGRDSESKRLGVKVFGGEHINAGSIIIRQRGTRVHPGANVGIGKDHTLFALIDGQVEFGVKGALKKAQVSVLPRS, encoded by the coding sequence ATGGCACAGAAAAAAGGCGGCGGCTCGACACGAAATGGCCGCGACTCAGAATCGAAACGCTTAGGCGTTAAGGTATTTGGCGGCGAGCATATTAATGCTGGCAGCATCATCATTCGTCAACGCGGTACACGAGTTCATCCGGGTGCAAACGTTGGTATTGGTAAAGATCACACTTTGTTCGCTTTAATTGACGGACAAGTGGAATTTGGCGTTAAGGGTGCTTTGAAGAAGGCCCAGGTTTCAGTTCTCCCGCGTTCATAA
- a CDS encoding squalene/phytoene synthase family protein, with amino-acid sequence MNSPTENPIADLAYQKAILSSVSRTFALTIPLLPPAIEKVVGNTYLLCRIVDTIEDASELTATEKQGLSKLFLETVLGIIPASAFVTPCLEALKAYSNQDELDLIAHTPTVLRILHTFSDRDQVAISRCVSIMSEGMSYFHNRQTQEGLKDLPEFEHYCYVVAGVVGELLTTIFSNYSPEFAKRIQGHEKLAVAFGQALQMTNILKDSPEDRARGVSWKPMHLSQTALLKIAHEKLQDSLAYILLIPKGESGMRRFCFLAFGLAVMTLEKIASKTEFSDKAEVKLSRKTVGCFYSFTKLAAGSDATMRLFLYIASGRLRRITAGRH; translated from the coding sequence GTGAATTCCCCAACAGAGAACCCAATTGCTGATCTGGCTTATCAAAAAGCCATTTTGAGTTCTGTCTCGCGCACTTTTGCCCTCACCATCCCCCTATTACCACCGGCAATTGAGAAGGTGGTTGGCAATACTTATCTACTTTGCCGCATTGTCGACACCATTGAGGATGCAAGTGAATTAACGGCCACAGAGAAACAGGGTCTATCTAAACTCTTTTTAGAGACGGTTCTTGGAATCATTCCTGCTAGCGCTTTTGTCACCCCCTGTCTAGAGGCCTTAAAAGCTTATTCAAATCAGGATGAACTAGATTTAATTGCCCATACCCCAACCGTTCTAAGAATACTCCACACTTTTTCAGATAGAGATCAAGTCGCAATTAGCCGCTGCGTCTCCATCATGTCAGAGGGGATGTCTTATTTTCACAATAGACAAACTCAAGAGGGTCTAAAAGATTTACCTGAATTTGAACACTACTGCTATGTAGTAGCGGGAGTGGTTGGAGAACTTCTTACCACTATTTTTAGCAACTACTCACCGGAGTTTGCCAAACGCATTCAGGGCCATGAAAAACTGGCAGTGGCTTTTGGTCAAGCGCTGCAGATGACTAATATTCTCAAGGACTCGCCAGAGGATCGCGCACGCGGAGTGTCGTGGAAACCAATGCATCTTTCACAAACAGCGCTTCTCAAGATTGCCCATGAAAAGCTTCAAGACTCTCTCGCCTATATTCTGCTGATTCCCAAGGGTGAAAGTGGCATGAGGCGCTTTTGCTTCTTAGCATTTGGTCTAGCTGTAATGACTCTAGAGAAGATTGCTAGTAAAACAGAATTTAGCGACAAGGCGGAGGTAAAGCTGTCTCGCAAAACGGTAGGGTGCTTCTATAGCTTCACCAAGCTAGCAGCAGGCAGTGATGCCACGATGAGATTGTTTCTATATATCGCCTCTGGACGCTTGAGACGTATTACAGCAGGCCGCCATTAA
- a CDS encoding polyprenyl synthetase family protein: MTSTVKTNELSQILAPISLDFKALDEVIRLRLASKVALIDQISTYIIQAGGKRIRPALLLLISKALANGKETPHALELAAVVEFIHTATLLHDDVVDESTLRRGRETANAAFGNAASVLVGDFLYSRAFQMMVGPNDLRVMEILSDATNTIAEGEVLQLLNMNDPEVDEESYLQVIRYKTAKLFEASTELGAILAKTNTEQQKQAAAFGRHIGTAFQLMDDLLDYTADAAQMGKNAGDDLREGKPTLPLIYLLENGNTEERLLVRAAIEQNQDLPDDVFAQILSAVQNSGALEYTQAAAKKEVDLALECIKDFPTNEATTALHALCKYSLARQT; encoded by the coding sequence ATGACGAGCACTGTCAAAACCAATGAATTAAGCCAAATTTTGGCACCAATCTCCTTAGATTTCAAGGCCTTAGATGAGGTTATTCGTCTACGCCTAGCCTCAAAAGTCGCCTTAATTGACCAAATCTCCACCTACATCATTCAGGCAGGCGGAAAACGGATTAGACCAGCCCTCCTGCTTCTCATCAGCAAAGCCCTGGCCAATGGCAAAGAAACGCCTCACGCCCTAGAACTAGCAGCGGTAGTGGAGTTTATCCACACTGCCACCCTACTTCATGACGATGTGGTGGATGAATCTACCCTGCGCAGGGGTCGAGAAACGGCCAATGCCGCCTTTGGGAATGCAGCAAGCGTTTTAGTGGGCGATTTTCTGTATTCCAGAGCCTTTCAAATGATGGTGGGCCCAAATGACCTGCGCGTCATGGAAATTCTCTCCGATGCAACCAATACGATTGCCGAGGGCGAAGTTTTACAGCTCTTGAATATGAATGACCCAGAAGTTGACGAAGAAAGCTATTTGCAGGTCATTCGCTACAAAACAGCCAAATTATTCGAAGCCTCAACAGAACTTGGCGCCATCCTGGCAAAAACGAATACTGAGCAGCAAAAACAGGCTGCGGCTTTTGGTCGTCATATCGGAACCGCCTTCCAACTCATGGATGACCTATTGGATTACACCGCTGACGCAGCGCAAATGGGAAAAAATGCCGGCGATGATTTGCGAGAAGGCAAGCCCACGCTTCCACTGATTTATCTTTTGGAAAATGGCAACACCGAAGAGCGCCTCTTGGTTCGCGCGGCTATTGAACAAAATCAAGACTTGCCAGATGACGTGTTCGCGCAAATTCTGAGCGCGGTACAAAATTCAGGCGCCCTTGAATACACTCAAGCTGCCGCAAAGAAAGAGGTGGATCTTGCGCTGGAGTGCATCAAAGACTTTCCCACCAATGAAGCCACAACAGCACTACATGCTTTGTGCAAATACTCCTTAGCTCGTCAAACTTAA